In Mucilaginibacter celer, one DNA window encodes the following:
- a CDS encoding ZIP family metal transporter — MGYWKILLLFFAAFFGGTSVFLFKGDNHKTLKLVLSFSGAYLFGITVLHLIPDAYHGNDNYVGVFILIGFLFQIVLEQFSDGIEHGHMHKHPHDLAVFPIGIMASLCLHAFLEGMPLAQGNQDQLVYGIALHHIPASFALATVLLTNKQGKNKTIFFVAIFALMAPAGYFFSNALSNGNIGNLQHYFNRIMGVVIGIFLHISTTILFESSADHRFNMRKMIAVLAGVAIALLGFLEQM, encoded by the coding sequence ATGGGATACTGGAAAATACTTCTGCTTTTTTTCGCGGCCTTTTTTGGCGGCACTTCTGTTTTTTTGTTTAAAGGCGATAACCATAAAACCCTTAAACTGGTACTATCCTTTAGTGGCGCTTACCTGTTCGGTATCACCGTTTTGCACCTGATACCGGATGCTTATCATGGTAATGATAACTACGTAGGTGTATTTATACTGATCGGTTTCCTGTTCCAGATTGTACTGGAACAATTTTCGGACGGGATTGAGCATGGCCACATGCACAAACATCCGCATGATCTGGCTGTTTTCCCGATAGGTATTATGGCCAGCCTGTGCCTCCACGCCTTTTTAGAAGGCATGCCGCTTGCACAGGGCAATCAGGATCAACTGGTGTATGGCATCGCGCTGCATCATATCCCTGCCTCTTTTGCATTAGCCACCGTTTTGCTCACCAACAAACAAGGCAAAAACAAAACCATATTTTTTGTGGCCATATTTGCGCTGATGGCCCCCGCCGGGTATTTTTTCAGCAACGCGCTAAGTAATGGCAATATCGGTAACCTTCAACATTATTTTAACCGGATAATGGGTGTGGTTATCGGGATATTTTTACATATTTCTACTACGATTTTGTTTGAATCGAGTGCTGATCATCGCTTTAATATGCGGAAGATGATAGCTGTACTGGCGGGTGTGGCTATTGCTTTGCTGGGATTTTTGGAGCAGATGTAA
- a CDS encoding phosphatase PAP2 family protein yields MPDFLLNLDRHLFYFLNHDLSNVFFDWIMPILREPKTWIPLYVFIIAFCLWKYKKKGLVIILLLIASVGVADFTSGVLMKHNIQRLRPCRDPIVSATDISRVPCGSGYSLPSTHATDHFAIAMFLCFVFGRKWKWIWLLGILWAASICFAQVYVGVHFPIDVLCGAIYGGLVGWLFSLLFKKLQPSF; encoded by the coding sequence ATGCCCGACTTTTTATTAAACCTTGACAGGCATTTATTCTATTTTTTAAACCACGACTTATCCAACGTTTTTTTCGATTGGATAATGCCCATTTTGCGCGAACCCAAAACATGGATCCCGCTTTACGTTTTCATTATAGCTTTCTGCTTATGGAAATATAAGAAAAAAGGCCTCGTTATTATTTTGCTTTTAATAGCCTCAGTAGGCGTTGCCGATTTTACCAGCGGTGTGCTCATGAAACACAACATCCAACGCCTCCGCCCGTGCCGCGATCCGATTGTTTCGGCAACCGATATCAGCCGTGTGCCCTGCGGAAGCGGGTACAGCCTCCCATCAACCCACGCTACCGATCATTTTGCGATAGCTATGTTTTTGTGTTTTGTATTCGGTCGTAAATGGAAATGGATCTGGCTTTTGGGGATTTTGTGGGCGGCAAGCATTTGCTTTGCCCAGGTTTATGTAGGCGTGCATTTCCCTATTGATGTACTTTGCGGCGCTATTTATGGGGGCTTGGTAGGCTGGCTGTTTTCGTTATTATTTAAAAAACTACAACCTTCCTTTTAA
- the glmM gene encoding phosphoglucosamine mutase: protein MTLIKSISGIRGTIGGAVGDGLTPLDIVKFTSAYGSWAVKKSGIKKIVVGRDARLSGQMVNNLVIGTLQGLGIDVIDLGLSTTPTVEVAVTGEQAAGGIILTASHNPKQWNALKLLNAAGEFISDADGKEVLTIAEYSDFNYADVNDLGKVIHDDSWLQKHIDLILALPLVDVEAIKAADFKVVIDCVNSTGGIYVPALLKALGVETVHELYCEPDGNFPHNPEPLPENLIALSKEVLTKRADLGIAVDPDVDRLCFVCEDGNMFGEEYTLVAVADYVLKNNVGNTVSNLSSTRALRDVTEKAGGEYHAAAVGEVNVVNQMKAVNAVIGGEGNGGVIYPKLHYGRDALVGIALFLTHLAKYGKSVSSLRASYPGYFISKNKITLTPEMDIDALLSKVEEKYIKQPHSTIDGLKIEFDKEWVHLRRSNTEPIIRIYSEGNSETVANGLANKIITDIKEILQLKG from the coding sequence TTGACATTAATAAAATCTATTTCGGGTATACGCGGCACCATAGGTGGTGCTGTTGGCGATGGTTTAACACCGCTTGATATTGTAAAGTTCACTTCGGCCTATGGTTCATGGGCGGTTAAAAAATCGGGGATCAAAAAAATTGTGGTTGGCCGTGATGCCCGTCTTTCGGGCCAGATGGTGAACAACCTTGTAATTGGTACATTGCAGGGTTTGGGTATCGATGTAATCGATCTTGGCCTGTCAACAACGCCAACTGTTGAGGTTGCCGTTACCGGCGAACAAGCCGCGGGCGGTATTATCCTTACTGCCAGCCACAATCCTAAACAATGGAACGCCCTTAAATTGTTAAATGCTGCCGGTGAATTTATAAGCGATGCCGATGGTAAGGAGGTTTTAACCATTGCCGAATACAGCGATTTTAATTATGCCGATGTAAATGATTTGGGTAAAGTAATCCACGATGATAGCTGGCTGCAAAAACATATCGATTTGATTTTGGCTCTGCCATTGGTGGATGTTGAAGCCATAAAGGCCGCCGATTTTAAAGTAGTGATTGATTGCGTAAACTCAACTGGCGGTATTTATGTACCTGCTTTGCTGAAAGCGCTTGGTGTTGAAACCGTTCACGAATTATATTGCGAGCCCGATGGCAACTTCCCGCACAATCCGGAGCCGCTGCCTGAAAACCTGATCGCTTTATCAAAAGAAGTGCTTACTAAGCGTGCAGACCTTGGTATTGCTGTTGATCCGGATGTTGACCGACTTTGCTTTGTTTGCGAGGATGGCAATATGTTTGGCGAAGAGTATACGCTGGTTGCCGTTGCAGATTATGTACTGAAAAACAACGTAGGCAATACGGTATCAAACCTGTCGTCAACCCGTGCATTGCGCGATGTTACCGAAAAGGCAGGCGGCGAATACCACGCAGCCGCGGTAGGAGAGGTGAATGTGGTTAACCAGATGAAAGCCGTTAACGCGGTGATTGGTGGCGAGGGTAACGGTGGGGTTATCTATCCTAAATTACATTACGGCCGTGACGCTTTGGTGGGTATCGCCTTGTTTTTAACCCATCTGGCTAAGTACGGTAAATCGGTTTCGAGCCTGCGCGCGTCATATCCGGGTTATTTTATTTCGAAAAACAAGATCACTTTAACGCCCGAAATGGATATAGATGCCCTTTTGAGCAAGGTGGAAGAAAAATATATCAAACAGCCGCACTCCACAATTGACGGTCTGAAAATAGAATTTGATAAAGAATGGGTACATTTGCGTAGGTCAAACACCGAACCCATTATCAGGATCTACTCCGAAGGCAATTCTGAAACAGTGGCAAACGGACTGGCCAATAAGATCATCACTGATATTAAAGAGATCTTACAACTGAAGGGTTAA
- a CDS encoding cysteine desulfurase family protein — protein MRVYFDNAATTPLDPEVMKEMYKVMENQFGNPSSIHAHGREARTLIERSRKTIAGLLHTSPAEIFFTSSGTEADNTAIRCGIIDHNITHAITSPIEHHAVLHTLEAMEKAGLIKLSLVNIDSKGAVDYDHLETLLKENERSFVSIMHANNEIGTLSDMERIGDLCEAYNAIYHCDTVQTMGHYQHDLSKLKAHFLVCAGHKLHGPKGVGFLHINHKIKIKPFIYGGAQERNMRGGTENIYGIVGLAKALEMAYGEMEQHQNHIQGLKTYMMEQLIANVPGVGFNGETDPDKSLYTVLNVAFPEMEMSDMLLFNLDIAGISASGGSACSSGSDIGSHVLTAIGASSSRPSVRFSFSKYNTKEEVDFVVAKVRELCAVNV, from the coding sequence ATGCGCGTTTATTTTGATAATGCCGCCACTACACCGCTCGATCCTGAAGTGATGAAGGAGATGTACAAGGTTATGGAGAACCAATTTGGTAACCCATCATCAATACATGCCCACGGAAGGGAGGCCCGCACCCTCATCGAGCGTTCGCGTAAAACCATCGCCGGTTTGCTGCACACCTCGCCCGCCGAAATCTTTTTTACATCAAGCGGAACCGAGGCCGATAATACCGCCATCAGGTGTGGTATTATCGATCACAACATTACCCATGCCATTACCAGCCCTATAGAGCATCACGCAGTGCTCCATACGCTGGAAGCCATGGAAAAAGCAGGTTTAATTAAACTGAGCCTTGTAAACATCGATAGCAAGGGCGCGGTTGATTATGATCACCTCGAAACTTTATTGAAAGAAAACGAACGCAGTTTTGTTTCAATAATGCACGCCAATAACGAGATAGGCACACTATCGGATATGGAACGCATTGGTGATTTGTGCGAGGCGTACAATGCTATTTACCATTGCGATACCGTGCAAACTATGGGGCATTATCAGCACGATTTGAGCAAGTTGAAAGCTCATTTCCTGGTATGCGCAGGCCATAAACTACACGGACCAAAAGGCGTAGGCTTTTTGCATATCAACCATAAAATAAAGATAAAACCTTTTATTTATGGCGGCGCACAGGAACGCAATATGCGCGGCGGTACCGAAAATATTTACGGCATAGTAGGTTTAGCCAAAGCGCTCGAAATGGCTTATGGCGAAATGGAGCAACACCAAAATCATATCCAGGGCTTAAAAACGTACATGATGGAGCAGTTAATCGCTAATGTGCCTGGTGTAGGCTTTAACGGCGAAACCGATCCTGATAAAAGTTTATATACTGTACTTAACGTAGCCTTCCCCGAAATGGAAATGAGCGATATGCTGTTGTTTAACCTGGATATCGCAGGCATTTCGGCTTCGGGCGGCAGCGCCTGCAGCTCGGGTAGCGATATTGGTTCGCATGTGTTAACGGCTATCGGTGCAAGCTCATCAAGGCCTTCGGTGCGTTTCTCGTTCTCGAAGTATAACACTAAGGAAGAGGTGGATTTTGTGGTGGCTAAAGTTCGTGAACTTTGCGCTGTGAATGTGTAA
- a CDS encoding glycoside hydrolase family 3 protein has product MASTIKHKLLCCLAVPVILLNFSVVKAQTPIYKDASQSIDKRVNDLLSKLTIEEKISLLGYRSQAVPRLGIPAYNWWNEALHGVARAGEATIFPQAIGMAATFNDDLLKQVSTAISTEARAKYNLAIAQDRHLQYMGLTFWTPNINIFRDPRWGRGQETYGEDPFLTGRMGSAFVKGLQGDDPKYLKASATAKHFAVHSGPEATRDKFDARVDEKDLRETYLYAFHELVKNHVESVMSAYNAINGVPNSINKVLLTDILRKEWGFNGHVVTDCGALDNVYTQHKALPSAVEVAAAAIKAGVDLDCSTILQNDGLNAIKKGLLTEKEVDQALGALLRTEFKLGFYDDPAANPYHGYGADSVHNEAHLALARKVAQQSMVLLKNNNNVLPLKKANYSSIMVLGPNAASLDAMIANYHGTSSKVINFVEGITAAVDKGTRVEYDLGCDYKDTTHFGGTWAAGNADATIAVIGLSPVLEGEAGDAFLAESGGDKKTLSLPASEIAFMKELRKNVRNKPLIAVITAGSDIDVSAIEPYADAIIFAWYPGEQGGNALADIVFGDVSPSGHLPVTFYKDMSNLPDYSDYNMKGRTYRYYNGPVQYPFGFGLSYTSFAYKLDGKLKAAYKKADTLTVNVNIKNTGKFKGDEVVQAYIKYPAVDRMPLKELKSFKRISLNQDTEGLVTLKIPLQDLQKWDLNTHKWKLYPGNYQLVLGSNSADEKLVTDFKVVN; this is encoded by the coding sequence ATGGCTTCTACCATAAAACACAAACTCCTATGCTGTTTGGCAGTACCTGTTATATTGCTAAATTTTTCTGTAGTAAAAGCTCAGACTCCTATTTACAAAGATGCTTCGCAATCGATTGACAAACGTGTAAACGATCTGTTATCCAAATTAACCATCGAAGAAAAAATTTCATTATTAGGCTACCGCAGCCAGGCAGTGCCGCGCCTGGGCATCCCGGCGTATAACTGGTGGAACGAAGCCTTGCATGGTGTTGCCCGTGCCGGCGAAGCCACCATATTTCCGCAGGCCATAGGCATGGCGGCTACATTTAATGATGACTTACTGAAACAGGTGTCTACCGCGATATCTACCGAAGCCCGTGCCAAATATAACCTTGCCATTGCGCAAGACAGGCACCTCCAATACATGGGGCTCACCTTCTGGACCCCAAACATCAACATCTTCCGCGACCCGCGCTGGGGGCGCGGGCAGGAAACTTATGGAGAAGACCCGTTTTTAACCGGCCGCATGGGTTCGGCCTTTGTAAAAGGTTTGCAGGGCGATGATCCGAAATACCTCAAAGCATCAGCCACAGCAAAACATTTTGCCGTGCACAGCGGGCCCGAAGCCACACGCGATAAATTTGATGCCCGGGTTGACGAAAAAGATCTGCGCGAAACCTACCTTTACGCTTTTCACGAACTGGTTAAAAACCATGTTGAATCGGTAATGAGTGCTTATAATGCCATTAATGGTGTACCCAACTCTATTAATAAAGTTTTGCTTACCGATATTCTGCGTAAAGAATGGGGCTTTAACGGCCACGTTGTTACCGATTGTGGTGCCCTTGATAATGTTTACACCCAACATAAAGCCTTGCCATCTGCCGTAGAAGTGGCTGCAGCCGCTATTAAAGCTGGAGTTGACCTTGACTGTTCGACAATATTGCAAAACGACGGGCTCAACGCTATTAAAAAAGGTTTGCTAACCGAAAAGGAGGTTGACCAGGCCCTTGGCGCTCTTTTGCGTACCGAATTTAAACTGGGTTTTTACGATGATCCGGCAGCTAACCCCTACCACGGTTATGGTGCCGACAGCGTGCACAATGAAGCCCATTTGGCGTTGGCCCGCAAGGTTGCACAGCAAAGCATGGTGCTGTTAAAAAACAACAATAATGTTTTGCCGCTTAAAAAAGCTAATTATTCGAGCATTATGGTACTTGGGCCAAACGCTGCATCGCTTGATGCCATGATAGCCAACTATCACGGTACCAGCAGTAAAGTGATCAATTTTGTTGAAGGCATTACCGCCGCGGTTGATAAGGGCACCCGGGTTGAGTATGATCTGGGCTGTGATTATAAAGACACCACCCACTTTGGCGGCACCTGGGCTGCAGGCAATGCCGATGCTACTATTGCCGTGATAGGCCTCTCTCCTGTTTTGGAAGGCGAAGCCGGCGATGCCTTCCTGGCCGAAAGCGGCGGCGACAAAAAAACATTGAGCCTGCCGGCCAGCGAGATTGCCTTTATGAAAGAGCTGCGTAAAAACGTAAGGAACAAACCACTTATAGCTGTTATTACAGCAGGCAGCGATATTGATGTATCAGCCATAGAGCCTTATGCCGATGCCATTATATTTGCCTGGTACCCGGGCGAACAGGGCGGCAATGCATTGGCCGATATTGTTTTTGGAGATGTTTCGCCATCCGGTCACCTGCCGGTTACTTTTTATAAGGATATGAGTAATCTGCCAGATTACAGCGACTATAACATGAAAGGCCGCACCTATCGCTACTATAACGGCCCTGTGCAATATCCCTTTGGTTTTGGATTGAGCTATACCTCTTTTGCTTATAAACTGGATGGCAAGTTAAAAGCTGCCTATAAAAAGGCTGATACATTGACGGTAAATGTAAACATAAAAAATACCGGTAAGTTTAAGGGAGATGAAGTGGTACAGGCCTATATCAAATACCCGGCTGTTGACCGGATGCCGCTTAAAGAACTAAAAAGCTTTAAGCGTATAAGCTTAAATCAGGATACAGAAGGTTTAGTTACCTTAAAAATACCTTTGCAGGATTTACAAAAATGGGATTTGAATACTCATAAATGGAAGCTTTATCCGGGTAATTACCAATTGGTGTTGGGCAGCAATTCGGCTGATGAAAAACTTGTTACCGATTTTAAAGTGGTTAATTAG